The following are encoded in a window of Risungbinella massiliensis genomic DNA:
- a CDS encoding IS3 family transposase (programmed frameshift) — protein MTRRKRRTFTEEFKHQIVQLHQSGKPRCEIIKEYDLTPSAVDKWIRQSQNSGSFKEKDNRTSEEAELIQLRKELQRLRIENDIFKASRTDHGTKVNVIRNNRHKYSVSAMCEVLQLPRSTYYYEKKNRKSLKDTITSVIVDIFQKSRQTYGTRKIKVELKKRGWIISRKRIGRIMNQQGLISKYTIAQFKKSRSTCNESNHANLLDRKFQQDEALKVIVSDLTYVRMKQTWHYICVFVDLFNREIIGYSAGPKKDAQLVYRALSSIKQDLRKIQLFHTDRGNEFKNKLMDKALKTFQIQRLLSLKGSPYDNAVAEAMFKIMKTEFVKNARFESLEQLELELFDYVNWFNNVRIHSTLDYLTPMEYKLRHLKKTV, from the exons ATGACAAGAAGAAAAAGACGTACTTTTACCGAGGAGTTTAAACACCAAATTGTTCAATTGCATCAAAGTGGGAAACCAAGATGTGAAATTATCAAAGAGTATGATCTTACTCCATCTGCTGTAGATAAGTGGATCAGGCAGAGTCAGAACAGTGGCTCCTTTAAAGAAAAGGACAATCGAACATCCGAAGAAGCTGAATTAATTCAGCTTCGGAAAGAGCTTCAACGTTTACGAATAGAAAATGATATTT TTAAAGCAAGCCGCACTGATCATGGGACGAAAGTAAATGTGATCCGAAATAATCGTCACAAATACTCGGTATCAGCAATGTGCGAAGTTCTACAACTTCCTAGAAGCACTTACTATTATGAAAAAAAGAATAGAAAATCCTTGAAGGATACGATCACATCCGTGATCGTGGACATCTTTCAAAAAAGCCGTCAAACCTATGGTACACGAAAAATTAAAGTGGAATTAAAAAAACGGGGATGGATCATTTCTAGAAAACGGATCGGACGAATCATGAACCAACAAGGGCTTATTTCAAAGTACACCATCGCTCAGTTCAAAAAGAGCCGAAGTACCTGTAACGAGTCAAATCATGCAAATTTGTTGGATCGAAAGTTTCAGCAAGATGAAGCATTAAAAGTGATTGTAAGCGATTTAACATATGTACGCATGAAGCAAACATGGCATTATATCTGTGTTTTTGTTGATCTTTTCAATCGGGAGATTATTGGATATAGTGCTGGTCCTAAGAAAGACGCACAGCTAGTGTATCGTGCTCTTTCTTCTATTAAACAAGACCTGCGAAAAATCCAACTTTTTCATACTGATAGAGGAAATGAGTTTAAAAACAAATTAATGGATAAAGCACTCAAAACCTTCCAGATTCAACGCTTGTTGAGCCTAAAAGGATCACCATATGACAATGCAGTAGCAGAAGCTATGTTTAAGATAATGAAAACAGAGTTTGTTAAGAATGCTCGTTTTGAAAGCCTAGAACAACTAGAGTTAGAATTATTTGACTACGTAAACTGGTTTAACAATGTTCGTATTCACAGTACCTTAGACTATCTAACCCCTATGGAGTACAAGTTGAGACACCTTAAAAAAACTGTCTAG
- a CDS encoding DUF6843 domain-containing protein, which yields MKKFWLSLGAVILLAFLLMPLAPLIIIKITDARPPSVYLIPNGYKGWFYIVYDVPNTPELPKLDDKLEFEIPSNGILKTSTKHTEYGWAKDEYYYVENGKRIKIPEEKMIHGGGTSGTDYKGKSYEYQMFFVSNQKELELQSVDLMNSELRESLFENN from the coding sequence ATGAAAAAATTTTGGCTTTCACTAGGTGCAGTTATTCTTTTAGCATTTTTACTCATGCCCTTAGCACCGTTAATAATTATTAAGATAACGGATGCTAGACCTCCCAGTGTATATTTAATACCAAATGGCTATAAAGGTTGGTTCTACATTGTATATGATGTGCCAAACACTCCTGAATTGCCCAAATTGGATGATAAGCTAGAGTTCGAAATCCCAAGCAATGGAATACTTAAAACATCGACTAAACACACAGAGTATGGTTGGGCAAAAGATGAGTATTATTATGTAGAAAATGGGAAACGAATAAAAATACCAGAAGAGAAGATGATTCATGGTGGTGGAACTTCTGGTACTGACTATAAAGGCAAATCATATGAATATCAAATGTTTTTTGTAAGTAACCAAAAGGAATTGGAACTCCAATCTGTGGATCTAATGAACTCTGAGTTACGAGAATCTTTGTTTGAAAATAACTGA
- a CDS encoding NUDIX hydrolase: MNKELYFQYQWRYKKKDLKFCPRCGHHFSLEDLHIPNQPQLLCHHCQFVFYLDPKLVVVAVVLNRDKNKVLLLQRDEEPGKGLWAFPGGHVERGHDLFETIINEVKEETGLSVEVNDIINTFSSTEDGLIQLTYEAIADHEEVIVNIESQKGCFFYFDEIPWDELAFPSTEKLLRLYADKNK, translated from the coding sequence ATGAACAAAGAGCTTTACTTTCAATATCAGTGGAGATATAAAAAAAAGGACTTAAAATTTTGTCCACGTTGTGGGCACCATTTTTCATTAGAAGACTTACATATTCCCAACCAACCTCAACTACTATGTCATCATTGTCAATTTGTCTTCTACTTAGATCCCAAGCTGGTAGTAGTGGCAGTGGTTCTAAATAGAGATAAAAACAAAGTATTACTTCTTCAAAGAGATGAAGAGCCCGGAAAGGGCTTATGGGCATTTCCAGGAGGGCATGTGGAACGTGGACATGATCTTTTTGAAACAATAATAAATGAGGTAAAAGAAGAAACAGGTCTTTCTGTGGAGGTTAATGACATTATTAATACATTCTCTTCTACTGAAGATGGACTGATCCAATTGACCTACGAAGCGATTGCTGACCATGAAGAAGTTATCGTGAACATTGAAAGCCAAAAAGGTTGTTTTTTCTATTTTGATGAAATTCCTTGGGATGAGCTTGCATTTCCCTCAACCGAAAAACTATTACGTTTATATGCAGATAAGAACAAGTAG
- a CDS encoding histidine phosphatase family protein, with translation MSTNLYLVRHGQTKWNVEGRLQGRLDSPLTEIGIEQAKQLGKQLSDIPFQCIYSSSTNRAVETASYLKGERTIDLVKKDSLMEMSFSKWEGRKWSEIQELFPKELDEINNSPENYDAKESQGETLLDVQERSVPFIQDILERHVGENILVVTHSIVIKVLVNYFRGGSIKSVWEGPDTGWASAFKLCFTKDGVKIFYEGNEIS, from the coding sequence ATGAGTACAAATTTGTATCTTGTAAGGCATGGACAAACAAAGTGGAATGTAGAAGGGCGGCTACAAGGAAGATTGGACTCTCCTTTAACAGAGATAGGTATTGAACAGGCCAAGCAATTAGGGAAACAGTTGAGTGACATTCCTTTCCAGTGTATCTATTCGAGTTCAACGAACCGAGCAGTGGAAACAGCTTCTTATTTAAAAGGGGAGCGTACAATAGATTTAGTGAAAAAAGATTCATTGATGGAGATGAGCTTTTCTAAATGGGAAGGTAGAAAATGGTCAGAGATTCAAGAACTGTTCCCTAAAGAGTTAGACGAAATTAATAATAGCCCTGAAAATTATGACGCAAAAGAATCTCAAGGTGAAACATTATTAGATGTTCAAGAAAGGTCAGTTCCTTTTATTCAAGATATTTTGGAACGACATGTTGGAGAAAATATTTTGGTAGTCACTCACTCCATTGTAATAAAGGTATTAGTTAATTATTTTCGTGGAGGGAGTATAAAATCCGTTTGGGAAGGACCTGATACTGGTTGGGCAAGTGCATTCAAGTTATGTTTTACAAAAGATGGAGTTAAAATATTTTATGAAGGTAATGAGATTTCTTAA